A region from the Triticum aestivum cultivar Chinese Spring chromosome 3D, IWGSC CS RefSeq v2.1, whole genome shotgun sequence genome encodes:
- the LOC123073624 gene encoding uncharacterized protein — protein sequence MRISLRLPLDLHSLSRASAVCKPWRGIVVDHKFVHRFYARHRKPPLLGFFQHGDHEIRFTPVCLPPAPDRILPGSYSLGQRYSNSEVREVLDSRRVLLTSWVIIDGWVREEVVVYDPITSKQQHRVSIPLGFRRIGGLVNGAVFCAAAARDHVHDNRRSCPFKVVLLSHRKCKHPYACVYSSETDTWSNIISTEAPDDTPFGVSPSTLIGNALYWPAKHKGDSILQFDLGTQNLAVIKGPPGMNMDDFDNFHIIQAEDGAVGLAALSHIELQMWERKVDCPGVAIWLLQKTVSLSKLLKVPPRTEQSYESLKVVGYDEDNNVILLARHDGVYMVQPKLLQARKLNGTGSTHYCYTFTSFYPLGRTIDGGTNGADNVRMTLA from the coding sequence ATGAGGATCTCCCTCCGCCTCCCCCTGGACCTTCACTCACTCTCCCGCGCATCCGCCGTCTGCAAGCCGTGGCGAGGCATCGTCGTCGATCACAAGTTCGTCCACCGGTTTTATGCACGCCATCGTAAGCCGCCCCTCCTCGGATTCTTCCAGCACGGCGACCATGAGATCAGGTTCACCCCCGTCTGCTTGCCCCCCGCTCCCGACCGCATCCTACCCGGGAGCTACTCCCTTGGACAACGCTACAGCAACTCCGAGGTGAGGGAGGTGCTGGATTCCCGCCGCGTCCTCCTCACCAGCTGGGTCATCATCGACGGCTGGGTGCGTGAAGAGGTTGTTGTGTATGATCCTATCACCAGCAAGCAGCAGCATCGCGTGTCCATTCCGCTGGGGTTTAGGAGAATTGGTGGCTTGGTCAATGGGGCAGTGTTCTGCGCCGCTGCCGCCCGTGATCACGTGCACGACAACCGCCGCTCATGCCCCTTCAAGGTGGTCTTGTTGTCCCACAGAAAATGTAAGCATCCATACGCCTGCGTTTATTCCTCCGAGACTGACACATGGAGCAATATCATCTCAACAGAGGCTCCAGATGATACTCCTTTTGGTGTTTCTCCTAGCACCCTTATAGGTAATGCCCTTTACTGGCCGGCTAAGCATAAGGGAGATAGCATTCTTCAGTTTGATTTGGGGACGCAGAACCTTGCTGTCATAAAGGGGCCTCCTGGTATGAACATGGATGATTTCGACAACTTTCATATCATTCAGGCAGAGGATGGCGCTGTTGGTCTTGCTGCGTTGTCTCACATTGAGCTTCAAATGTGGGAGAGGAAGGTTGATTGTCCAGGTGTTGCCATATGGTTATTGCAGAAGACTGTTTCATTGAGTAAACTTCTTAAGGTCCCTCCTCGGACTGAGCAGAGTTACGAATCACTTAAAGTGGTGGGGTATGATGAGGATAATAATGTAATCTTATTGGCTAGGCACGACGGCGTCTATATGGTTCAGCCCAAGTTATTGCAAGCCAGGAAACTTAATGGAACCGGTTCTACACATTATTGTTAT